gtgtcagtgtttgcgGCTACATGTCTCCCCCGCTGCCTCCCTGTGCAGcaggacggacacacacaggagcaccCAGCCTCAGAGCAGCACCCAGCCACAGAGCACAGCCGGCACCCACACTGGGCAGAGGAGAGCTccggaggaagaagaggaggaggaacctGAAGGTCCTGAATACATCCCCAGGAAAAAGGCGAAGAACCCCATGATGAAGATTGGCTATGCCTGGTGAGTCTCCACTCTTCAGTCATGCACAGCTGTGTCCAACAACCAGGAAGGATTTGTACATTTAGTAAATAGAGCAAAAACACCTCTAAAGCACACCTGTGTGAATGTACCTGGACTACTATGTCGCGTTTTAAGGTAGCAGAAGAAGTAGCAGCTGTAAAAGTAATAGTAGCTGATACACAGGGTACTAGTACATCTGCAGAATGAGTTGTGTTATGCACAGATATAAGTTCCCATCCAACATAGACTTCAGATACACAGTTGTAGTTGAAAAGACATCACCCAGATCTCAACATCCATGTGACTGTCACAAGAAGGGATCTCCTTGTAAAGCACAACTcatcagaaatataaaaatatactgTACGAAGTAATGTAAGTCATTGCACAATGAGGAATTAAATATGAGAATGAATTTATGTCccaaataattcatttaacagGAAACTGTTATGTATCAAATAAACTATATCAGATATTAGAGAAAAATGCAACTTGTAAATTGTAATTTTGTCGGTCTGATGTGTACATGagacatctattgcatgtctgtccgtcctgggagagggatccctcctctgtggctccccTGAGGTTTTCTCACATCTTGTTTTCCTCCCCCTGTTCAAAGTGTTTCTTCCTCACTCGACTCAAAGGTTCCAAGGATgaaggatgttgttcactgtacaagcccactgaggcaacgTGACTGTGATTTTGGCCTATATCAATATAACTGATTTGGAGACCAGCAAGCCGCTGCCTGAATGTAACCGTGAACAAAGAGATCACTGACTGTGATTAGTCAGATTCTGCTTTCATCTACACTACTGTCATTTGTCAGGAGGCAGATTGTTTCTAAGGTAGCATTGCACCAAACATCagcaaaccatttttttttattagattagaAATAAAGAGCATTTCACGGCACTGTGAGCACTGCTCCTGGGGTACTTCTTGAAAAAGCATAATTTTCTgagtaaagataaaaaatatatatacaattaAGAGATACGTTTAGGTAAAACCCATTGGTCTGCTGCTGGCTTATTTCCTCAGTCTCAGTGTCTGATATGCTAAATTATTAATTTAGCGAAATACATATATTGAGTGCTCTTGTCTGCAGTGACAGCTGTTGTGCAGAAATTGACAGCTAACATGTTCACAGACTGCAGAGAAACAGTTCAAGTGCTTATATTCATGGGCCAGAAGTCATATAGACACAGTGTTGCCGGACACAGCAGATTATTTACTCAACTGCAAACGTATTGTATACAATCTTTCCTGCATGAAGATAATACTATCTACATTATAATTTCTacaatcattttaaagtaataataataataataataacaaacttTAATGAGGAAGTCGTCTATTATCTCACTCTCACAGGAATCTGTCATGTAATTTGGAAAGTTAAGATTCCACCGCATATTACCATACATACGTACCTACCATTGTTCACCAAACACAGGAGTCATGTGATATTAGTCCCATGCAAACTGACATCTCTGTGGTTTGGggtcatatttgttttttgttgtcaaacAACTGAACAATTATCAAAATTTGATCATGGCTTGTTATGTTTAACAGCAGTCAGCAGCTGTGCAGTAAGATCAGCGATGACAGAGTTTAGCCACAAAGCATcaattatttaatcaaaataaGCTGCCAATGTGTATTTATGCCTTAACACATGGAAAAAGTGCGCAAATCAGTTCTAAACTATATTAAGAATGTGGCTGCTGTTGAACAGATGCTCCGCTTCTGAAACATTTGTTACACAGAGCTTTGACATCACATCCAGGAGATACTGTCAGTAAATAGTTTGACAGTGAACAGACTTCACTGCAAAAAACACTGAGGTAGGACAGTCATTTCTAGATCTCAAGAGGTCCTCTGGTAGTACTAGTCTCATGTGAAAAAAGGGCATTAGTTTGTGTACCTAATAATAGACTGTGTGAGTGTACAGGATGTGTTCAGCTTATATTTCCCAAGTTGTGCCACTCCTTCACAGCAAATTGTGTTTCTAGACAGGGAAGACTGGATGATCTCATCACAAGATGAAACATGAGCACAGTAGATTACAATTAGCTCTCTAACCATGACTCAAACACTTTTACCCTCGCCCTTTTCGCTCTTTTTACACTACagtatgttgatgtttttcctATGCTCATAGTCAATAATGGATACTGTGTATGTTGCCCACTgagtaaaacagtttttttgatCTCCCCCCTTCAGGATGATAGGCCTCCCCACAGGTATCATCGGCTTCCTCCTGGCCAAGAGGCAAGTAGACAAGAACCGACTGAAGCAGTTGAAGATTCGACAGAGAATGAAAAGGTCAAACGAGGGGGAGTATGAAGGCAGTCGCTACCGCCATCCTGCAGAAGAAGCTAAACTGGACTGATAGTGCTTTGAGATATCATATCCTGAATGTCACTACTGAGGCAGTGTCTCATGCACTTCAAACCCAATGACTGATTACAGAAGGGGTGTCAACTTCACAAGCTTGAGttttaaaacatccaaaacCTCTTTGAGGCATTGAG
Above is a window of Acanthopagrus latus isolate v.2019 chromosome 21, fAcaLat1.1, whole genome shotgun sequence DNA encoding:
- the si:ch73-71c20.5 gene encoding DUF4748 domain-containing protein encodes the protein MLTSRWQQTDAIVVALRTREWHYSINMAAPYVTAVRTALKGVHLVPGRWLLTRRSQTPAVCQCLRLHVSPAASLCSRTDTHRSTQPQSSTQPQSTAGTHTGQRRAPEEEEEEEPEGPEYIPRKKAKNPMMKIGYAWMIGLPTGIIGFLLAKRQVDKNRLKQLKIRQRMKRSNEGEYEGSRYRHPAEEAKLD